The following proteins are encoded in a genomic region of Penaeus chinensis breed Huanghai No. 1 chromosome 10, ASM1920278v2, whole genome shotgun sequence:
- the LOC125029930 gene encoding uncharacterized protein LOC125029930 produces the protein MDSVVYGLLMACELLMVHHKMDLGVHCKIGLVVSGSLKEHCKMDSVVYGLLMACELLTVHHKTDLVVSGLLKVHCKIGLVVSGSLKEHCKMDSVVYGLLMACELLTVHHKTDLVVSGLLKVHCKIGLVVSGLLKVHCKIGLVVSGSLKEHCKMDSVVYGLLMACELLTVHHKTDLVVSGSLKEHCKMDSVVYGLLMACELLMVHHKTDLVVSGLLKVHYRTDLVVHGLLMACELLTVHHKTDLVVSGSLKEHCKMDSVVYGLLMACELLTVHHKTDLVVSGSLKEHCKMDSVVYGLLMACELLMVHHKTDLVVSGSLKEHCKMDSVVYGLLMACELLTVHHKTDLVVSGLLKVHCKIGLVVSGLLKVHYRTDLVVHGLLMACELLTVHHKTDLVVSGLLKEHCKMDSVVYGLLMACELLMVLGRADLQVSKWSMGHCTAASQAWALLMVTTYQR, from the exons ATGGACTCGGTGGTGTACGGGTTGTTGATGGCCTGCGAGTTGTTGATGGTGCACCATAAAATGGACTTGGGG GTGCATTGTAAAATAGGCTTGGTGGTCTCTGGGTCGTTGAAGGAGCATTGTAAAATGGACTCGGTGGTGTACGGGTTGTTGATGGCCTGCGAGTTGTTGACGGTGCACCATAAAACTGATTTGGTGGTCTCTGGGTTGTTGAAGGTGCATTGTAAAATAGGCTTGGTGGTCTCTGGGTCGTTGAAGGAGCATTGTAAAATGGACTCGGTGGTGTACGGGTTGTTGATGGCCTGCGAGTTGTTGACGGTGCACCATAAAACTGATTTGGTGGTCTCTGGGTTGTTGAAGGTGCATTGTAAAATAGGCTTGGTGGTCTCTGGGTTGTTGAAGGTGCATTGTAAAATAGGCTTGGTGGTCTCTGGGTCGTTGAAGGAGCATTGTAAAATGGACTCGGTGGTGTACGGGTTGTTGATGGCCTGCGAGTTGTTGACGGTGCACCATAAAACTGATTTGGTGGTCTCTGGGTCGTTGAAGGAGCATTGTAAAATGGACTCGGTGGTGTACGGGTTGTTGATGGCCTGCGAGTTGTTGATGGTGCACCATAAA ACTGACTTGGTGGTCTCTGGGTTGTTGAAGGTGCATTATAGAACAGATTTGGTGGTGCATGGGTTGTTGATGGCCTGCGAGTTGTTGACGGTGCACCATAAAACTGATTTGGTGGTCTCTGGGTCGTTGAAGGAGCATTGTAAAAT GGACTCGGTGGTGTACGGGTTGTTGATGGCCTGCGAGTTGTTGACGGTGCACCATAAAACTGACTTGGTGGTCTCTGGGTCGTTGAAGGAGCATTGTAAAATGGACTCGGTGGTGTACGGGTTGTTGATGGCCTGCGAGTTGTTGATGGTGCACCATAAAACTGACTTGGTGGTCTCTGGGTCGTTGAAGGAGCATTGTAAAATGGACTCGGTGGTGTACGGGTTGTTGATGGCCTGCGAGTTGTTGACGGTGCACCATAAAACTGATTTGGTGGTCTCTGGGTTGTTGAAGGTGCATTGTAAAATAGGCTTGGTGGTCTCTGGGTTGTTGAAGGTGCATTATAGAACAGATTTGGTGGTGCATGGGTTGTTGATGGCCTGCGAGTTGTTGACGGTGCACCATAAAACTGATTTGGTGGTCTCTGGGTTGTTGAAG GAGCATTGTAAAATGGACTCGGTGGTGTACGGGTTGTTGATGGCCTGCGAGTTGTTGATGGTGCTAGGTAGAGCTGACTTACAGGTCTCGAAGTGGTCGATGGGGCACTGTACAGCTGCCTCACAGGCTTGGGCGTTGTTGATGGTGACAACATATCAGCGATAA
- the LOC125029814 gene encoding uncharacterized protein LOC125029814 yields the protein MDASAAADMVPPPPDSSEEDSGYAYPAPARSFDPSGGDANSPPSPFYERPSNVQFRSRRPSQSFGHASRHGEESSEERSDSELSLLGDSFIGSSGGTFEYSLHVPKNPFDKFAALKDSSDSSEDSPLETVGDAFTDSSEKTLGYSYPVPAVPFDALGDDDSSEEDDAIEAVGDAFIGSSEKTIAYNYPVPAIPFDALGDEEDSSEETSGYAYPVPAQSFNAFGSTGLRAPQPPGRLYAAPSDDSSEEYHSSPEDPREAVGDSFISSAKITTGYNYPVPQIPFDALGEADDSSEESDPLDIVGDAFIGSSDKTTGYNYPVPEIPFDALGDEDSSEEDSGYAYPVPLEAFSALGSSSLRAPGTKYSPPTEESSEEESGYAYPVPAKAFNVFGSSSLRAPGRLYSAPSDDSSEESSSEDPHKTVGDSFVGSSEKTTGYNYPVPQIPFDALGDEDSSEEADPLEAVGDAFIGSSERTVGYNYPVPQIPFNALGDEDDSSEESDSLATLGDAFVGSSERTTGYNYPVPQTPFDALGDEEDSSEEALEALGDAFVGYSEKTTGYNYPVPSIPFDALGDQEDSSEESELEAVGDAFIGSSEKTVGYNYPVPAIPFDALGDEEEDDSSEEISGYSYPVPAEAFSALGSTNLKAPSTEYFLPDTSVFSTTSVGTRPRNRHHNTGRGHAPTFFAPVESRPRVSNAYQPPTTQAPPRRTYLAPSTPR from the coding sequence ATGGACGCCTCGGCAGCAGCGGACATGGTGCCCCCGCCGCCCGACTCCTCCGAGGAGGACTCAGGGTACGCTTATCCCGCTCCCGCCCGCTCGTTTGATCCTTCGGGCGGAGACGCCAACTCTCCCCCAAGCCCCTTCTACGAGCGCCCCAGCAACGTCCAGTTCCGCTCAAGGCGCCCTTCTCAGTCCTTCGGCCACGCGTCGCGCCACGGCGAGGAATCCTCGGAAGAGAGGTCTGATTCCGAACTCAGTCTCCTCGGGGACTCGTTTATAGGCTCTTCCGGAGGAACCTTCGAGTATTCCCTCCATGTTCCTAAAAATCCTTTCGATAAATTTGCAGCTTTAAAGGATTCTTCTGATTCGTCTGAGGACAGTCCCCTGGAAACCGTGGGTGATGCGTTCACAGATTCGTCTGAGAAGACTCTTGGGTATTCTTATCCTGTGCCTGCAGTTCCCTTCGATGCCCTGGGAGATGACGATTCCTCGGAAGAAGATGACGCCATCGAGGCTGTGGGCGACGCTTTCATCGGTTCCTCTGAGAAAACTATTGCCTATAACTATCCTGTCCCAGCCATTCCTTTTGATGCCCTGGGAGACGAAGAAGATTCATCCGAAGAAACTTCTGGCTATGCTTACCCTGTCCCTGCGCAATCTTTCAATGCTTTTGGGTCGACAGGCTTAAGAGCTCCACAGCCACCAGGACGTTTATATGCTGCTCCTTCAGATGATTCTTCTGAGGAATATCACTCCTCCCCAGAAGACCCTCGTGAAGCAGTAGGAGATTCCTTTATTAGTTCTGCAAAGATAACGACCGGGTACAACTACCCCGTGCCTCAGATTCCCTTTGATGCTCTTGGAGAGGCAGATGACTCCTCTGAAGAATCAGATCCTCTAGATATTGTTGGAGACGCATTCATAGGTTCCTCTGACAAGACTACTGGGTACAACTATCCTGTGCCTGAGATTCCCTTCGATGCTCTGGGAGATGAAGATTCCTCAGAAGAAGACTCGGGATATGCTTACCCTGTTCCATTGGAAGCCTTCAGTGCTTTGGGATCAAGCAGCCTAAGAGCTCCAGGGACTAAATATTCACCTCCAACGGAAGAATCATCGGAGGAAGAATCAGGATATGCCTATCCTGTCCCAGCCAAGGCCTTCAACGTTTTTGGATCAAGCAGTCTAAGAGCTCCAGGTCGACTTTACTCAGCCCCCTCGGATGACTCCTCTGAGGAGTCCTCCTCAGAAGACCCGCATAAAACTGTAGGGGATTCCTTTGTAGGTTCCTCGGAAAAGACTACAGGATACAACTACCCTGTGCCTCAGATTCCCTTCGATGCCCTTGGAGACGAAGACTCTTCTGAGGAGGCAGATCCTTTGGAGGCTGTCGGGGATGCCTTCATAGGTTCCTCTGAGAGGACTGTAGGTTATAATTATCCCGTTCCTCAAATTCCGTTCAATGCTCTCGGAGACGAAGATGATTCCTCTGAAGAGTCGGACTCCTTGGCAACCCTAGGGGATGCCTTTGTAGGTTCCTCAGAGAGAACTACAGGTTATAATTATCCTGTTCCTCAGACTCCCTTCGATGCCCTTGGAGATGAAGAGGATTCATCCGAAGAGGCTTTGGAAGCCCTTGGAGATGCCTTTGTAGGGTACTCAGAAAAAACAACTGGCTATAATTACCCTGTTCCCAGCATTCCCTTCGACGCTTTAGGAGATCAGGAAGACTCCTCTGAAGAGTCTGAGTTGGAGGCTGTTGGAGATGCCTTTATTGGCTCCTCAGAAAAAACTGTAGGCTACAATTACCCTGTTCCTGCCATTCCTTTTGATGCCctgggagacgaagaagaggacgacTCCTCCGAGGAAATCTCAGGATATTCCTACCCCGTACCAGCAGAAGCATTCAGTGCCTTGGGATCAACAAACCTGAAGGCGCCCAGCACTGAATACTTCCTGCCAGACACTTCGGTCTTCTCGACGACCTCCGTGGGCACTCGGCCAAGGAACAGGCATCACAACACAGGCAGGGGCCACGCTCCTACTTTCTTTGCACCTGTAGAATCTCGGCCACGGGTTTCCAATGCATACCAGCCGCCAACTACCCAGGCTCCTCCAAGAAGGACCTATCTAGCGCCAAGCACACCGAGGTGA
- the LOC125029929 gene encoding uncharacterized protein LOC125029929, translating to MVHHKTDLVVSGSLKEHCKMDSVVYGLLMACELLTVHHKTDLVVSGSLKEHCKMDSVVYGLLMACELLMVHHKTDLVVSGSLKEHCKMDSVVYGLLMACELLTVHHKTDLVVSGLLKVHCKIGLVVSGLLKVHCKIGLVVSGSLKEHCKMDSVVYGLLMACELLTVQP from the exons ATGGTGCACCATAAAACTGACTTGGTGGTCTCTGGGTCGTTGAAGGAGCATTGTAAAATGGACTCGGTGGTGTACGGGTTGTTGATGGCCTGCGAGTTGTTGACG GTGCACCATAAAACTGACTTGGTGGTCTCTGGGTCGTTGAAGGAGCATTGTAAAATGGACTCGGTGGTGTACGGGTTGTTGATGGCCTGCGAGTTGTTGATG GTGCACCATAAAACTGACTTGGTGGTCTCCGGGTCGTTGAAGGAGCATTGTAAAATGGACTCGGTGGTGTACGGGTTGTTGATGGCCTGCGAGTTGTTGACGGTGCACCATAAAACTGATTTGGTGGTCTCTGGGTTGTTGAAGGTGCATTGTAAAATAGGCTTGGTGGTCTCTGGGTTGTTGAAGGTGCATTGTAAAATAGGCTTGGTGGTCTCTGGGTCGTTGAAGGAGCATTGTAAAATGGACTCGGTGGTGTACGGGTTGTTGATGGCCTGCGAGTTGTTGACGGTGCAACCATAA